GCGCGGCGCGCACCTGGGGAAACTCCGCCTGTAGCTCGCGCAGCCCGCGCATGCCCCAGTGATCGGGCGGCAGATCGCGGGCGGCATAGAACAGCGCCAGCTCATCGCCCGTCTGGAGTCGCAAAAACGCGCGCACCAGATCGCGTGTGTAGCGTCCGATGCCCGCAGGTTGTCGCAGCGCCGCGTTGTAGTCGAGTGCGATCCGCATCGCGGCGCGCTACTTCCGCTTCGAGAAGAGATACAGCACGAAGCCGAAGATCACGATGCTCCAGTAGTTGATCACCCGGTCGAGCACCGCGACCGCGCTGGCAATCGCTATCGGCACGCCAAACAGCGGCGAGCTGAGCACGCCGATGATCCCGCCTTCGACCAATCCCAGGCCGCCCGGCGTCGCGGGCACGGTCGTCAGCAGCGAGCCCATCAGCGCCACGAAGATCACCGACAGCAGATTGAGGTGCAGCCCGCCCATCGCCTCGATCACCAGAAAGAGCCGCAGCGACTCGCCCATCCACACCAGCGAGGTCAGAAAGAAGAGCAGCGGCAGGCTGCGTGCTTTGAGCGAGCCGAGCGTGCCCGCCTCGAACGAGCCGTAGACGCGCTCCAATCGCGACGGGATGATCCGCCGGATCAGCGGGCTGAGAAAGCGCATCGCCGCCAGCCCGGTGACGATCACGATCACCAGGAACAGGCCGAAGATGAAGACATACCGCGCGCTCGACGGCAGCCGCGTGCCGAAGACGCTCCAGCCCGACGCGACCAGCAGCGCGAAGAGCACGATCATGTCGAGCAGCCGCTCCGCGAAGATCGTGCCGAACGAGCGCGAGAACGAGACATCTCCGTTGTGCTTGAGCAGGTAGCCGCGATAGGCGTCGCCCAGCTTGGCGGGCACCACGCAGTTGGCAAACCACGACAGCCCGATATACTCCGTCAGCGCTGGCAGCGAGGCCCACGAGTGGCGGCCCTCGTCGACCGGAAAGTTGGCGTTGCGTAGCAGGATGCGCCAGCGCAGCGCGCGGATCGGAAACGTCAGATAGAACGTCGCGAAGGCCAACAGGTAGAGCGCCGGATTGACCTTGCGCATCTGCTGCCATGTCTCCGCCAGGTTAATATCGAATCCACGGAAAACGAAGATAATGATCGCGACCGCAATCGCGATGCTGATCAGCGAGCGCGGATTGAGCATCCGCTCTTTGAGCGAAAAACCACGCTCGGCAACCTCGTCGGTCGGCTCCTCCGGCACGACCGGCTCTTCGTTTTCACCTGTGTACACTTTCGATGTGCTCATCTACCCTCAACCAGAAGAACAAACAACCAAACGAAAGAATAAAGAACAAAGAACAAAGAACAGGAAACTCGGAACTTGAAACTTTGAAACTTTGAACTCGAACTCCCCAACAGCGCTCCTTAGCTTCTGCACGAGCTATGTCGCGCGCTCTGTATCGTCCGCCCACCGCTGCGCGATGATCGCGAGCGCCCACACGCCGCTCAGTTGGATACCCATGTTGAGCACATGCAGGTTTTCAAAGACGTTATGACCAGCAACGGCGGCTATGATACCACAAACGCCGACCGCGGCGGCTCCCCAGGCGGTGCCAGGCAGCCGCCAGCGCGCCCGCAGCGCCTCGCGCGTCATCGCGCCGATCAGCAGCAGGTAGCTCAGCAGCCCGAAGATCCCGCTCTCGGCCAGCGTGTGGATGTAGTAGTTGTGCGCGTGGCCTTGCGAGATCGACCAGGGCGCGACGAAGAAGTCAGGGTAGGCGACGTTGTAGTTGCCCACGCCGACGCCGAAGAGCGGATAGGCTCGATACATGCGCCAGCCTGCCTGCCAGTGCGCCATGCGCTCGACGATCGCGAAGTTTTCGGGCGTGACGCTGACCTGGCCCGCGTCGAAGATCCGCAGGTTGTTCGTGATCGTTTGCAGCCGATCGGTGAGCGCGACCGGCAGCGCGCTGAACGCGCCCAGCAGCCCTACCAGCAGCCCGACGATCACCACCAGCCCGGCCATGCCAGCCGTGCGCCGTCCGGCTACCAGCGCCAGCACGCCCACGCCGACTATCGCGCCGATCCAGCCGCCGCGCGAGTACGACGCGAATAGACCGGCCAGCAGCAGGAACGCGAAACCGGCAAAGACCGGAACCAGGAACCAGGAGCCGAGAACCGAGAACCGAGAACTCGAAACCTGGAACGTGGAACCTGGAACGTGGAACTCGGATCGCCGCTTGCCGATAAAAAATCCCGCCAGCGCAACCGCCAGCGGCCAGCCCATGTTGAGGTAGCCTGCGAACGGGTTGGGCTTGCCGAAGGTGGCGTAGGCGCGGGCGAAGCGACCGCCCAGGATCAAAAAGCTGGCGGGCGCGGAGGCCGTGACGAACTGGTACAGCCCGATCAGCGCCGCGATCGTCGGCCCCAGCAGCAGCACGATCAGCAGACCCCAGGCCCGTCGCCGGTCGGTGATGGTGCCGAGCGTCAGCACGAATGCCAGGAACGACGCCACCCAGCGCGCGAACTGGAGCACGCCATCGAGGCGCGAGTAGGGCGTGAACGCGATCGAGGCGAGCTGCACGCCCAGGAAGATCAGCCACGGCGCGAGCAGCCGCAGGCCAAGCCGCCGCTCAGGATGCGCCAGCACCCGCAGCATCCACGTGCTGAAGGCCAGCAGCACCACCGCCTGCGTGACTGTCAGCCCCGCCGGAAGATGCACTACCTCCTGCACCGGAACCGAGAGGATCGCGGCGTACAGGCCAAACGCAGGCTCGACGATCGTCAGCGTCACCACGAGCAGCCCGCCGACGAGCGCCGCCGCGATCCACAGCGGCAGCACCGCCAGCGCGACGACCAGCAGCGCGATCGGGATCGTCAGCAGGAGCGATCTGGACCAGCCATGCCCTACTCGTGAGCCGCTGAGCGT
The window above is part of the Herpetosiphonaceae bacterium genome. Proteins encoded here:
- a CDS encoding O-antigen ligase family protein; translation: MTTLSGSRVGHGWSRSLLLTIPIALLVVALAVLPLWIAAALVGGLLVVTLTIVEPAFGLYAAILSVPVQEVVHLPAGLTVTQAVVLLAFSTWMLRVLAHPERRLGLRLLAPWLIFLGVQLASIAFTPYSRLDGVLQFARWVASFLAFVLTLGTITDRRRAWGLLIVLLLGPTIAALIGLYQFVTASAPASFLILGGRFARAYATFGKPNPFAGYLNMGWPLAVALAGFFIGKRRSEFHVPGSTFQVSSSRFSVLGSWFLVPVFAGFAFLLLAGLFASYSRGGWIGAIVGVGVLALVAGRRTAGMAGLVVIVGLLVGLLGAFSALPVALTDRLQTITNNLRIFDAGQVSVTPENFAIVERMAHWQAGWRMYRAYPLFGVGVGNYNVAYPDFFVAPWSISQGHAHNYYIHTLAESGIFGLLSYLLLIGAMTREALRARWRLPGTAWGAAAVGVCGIIAAVAGHNVFENLHVLNMGIQLSGVWALAIIAQRWADDTERAT
- a CDS encoding lysylphosphatidylglycerol synthase transmembrane domain-containing protein, giving the protein MSTSKVYTGENEEPVVPEEPTDEVAERGFSLKERMLNPRSLISIAIAVAIIIFVFRGFDINLAETWQQMRKVNPALYLLAFATFYLTFPIRALRWRILLRNANFPVDEGRHSWASLPALTEYIGLSWFANCVVPAKLGDAYRGYLLKHNGDVSFSRSFGTIFAERLLDMIVLFALLVASGWSVFGTRLPSSARYVFIFGLFLVIVIVTGLAAMRFLSPLIRRIIPSRLERVYGSFEAGTLGSLKARSLPLLFFLTSLVWMGESLRLFLVIEAMGGLHLNLLSVIFVALMGSLLTTVPATPGGLGLVEGGIIGVLSSPLFGVPIAIASAVAVLDRVINYWSIVIFGFVLYLFSKRK